The following DNA comes from Moritella sp. 24.
CACAGAGCATGTTCACACAGGGGGTGAAGAGTTCTTTGTGTTAGACGGAGTATTTGCAGACGAACACGGTGATTATCCAGTTGGCACTTATAAACGTAATCCAGTGGGTAGTAAACATGCACCGGAGGTTAAAGACGGTTGCATGATCATTGTGAAACTTGGCCAATATCAAGACGGTGATGACCAAGATGTAGAAATCAACACCGCTAGCCAAGAGTTCATCCAAGATGAAGAGCGTAATGCAGTTCAATACCAAGCTCTTCACTCTTATAAACAAGAAACGGTACGCTTAGAACGCTGGCAGCATGATTCAGTCATTACTCTCGATAATACAGGTGGTATCGAAGTACTGGTTATTGACGGTGAGATCAGCTATCAAGGTAAGACTTATGCACAGTTAGACTGGTTAAGATTATCCATTGGCGAAGCGCTTAATGTCACAACGAGTTCTGACAATTGCACCGTTTGGATCAAAACAGGTCATCACACTTACCGTTTATAAGAAGTCGTTTATAAGCGGCGTTTATAATTTTCTATGTATAACATTCGATTTAAAGTAAGTCGTCTGTGATCCACATTTTAAGGTATTATCATGAAAACTGAATTTGTTATTGTTGGCGGTGGATTGAGCGGTTTATATACGGCTTATTTATTAGAGCAGCAAGGTAAAGACTACATTTTATTAGAAGGTCGAACACGACTCGGTGGCCGTATTTATACCGAAGATAAATTTGATATGGGCCCATCATGGTTTTGGCCTGATATGCACCCCCGCATTACTAAATTGATTAACGAGCTGAATTTACCGGTATTCCCGCAACATGACAAAGGCGCTTTCTTGTTTGATAAATACCAGAATCAAGCACCGTTACGCTATGAATCAGGTTATGCAGGTTCACCACAATCAATGCGTGTCGCTGGTGGACTACAGCAAGTTACCGATGGTATTGCGGATAAACTAACAAATAAGAACATCATCTGTAACGCAATAGTCACGCAAGTGACTCACCATGCCGCCAATGATAAAACCCAGCAAGATAGTCACTCTATCATTACCGTTGATGTTGATGGTACACAACAAATAATACAAACTCGACAGGTTATCTTTGCTATGCCGTTGCGATTACTCGCCAATAGCATTGTGTTTTCGCCTGCGTTACCGACAAAAATACAGAGTAAATTTAATAAAACAGCGACTTGGATGGCAGCACATGCAAAGTTTTTTGCTATTTACGATACCCCATTCTGGCGTAAAACGGGACTGTCTGGTTCAGCAAGTAGCCAAATAGGTCCATTAGCCGAAATCCATGATGCCAGTACATTTGATGGTAAAGGTGCGTTGTTTGGTTTTGTCGGTGTCGATGCACACACTCGACAATCGGCAGGAGAAGAACACATTAAAACATTGGCTGTACAACAACTTGTCCGAATTTATGGCAAGCAAGCTGCTAATCCTATCGATGTTAAATTAGTTGACTGGAGCCAAGAGACAATGACAGCAACCAACGCTGATAAAAATGCACCAAGTGCCCACCCACACTATGGGTTACGTGATATGCAATCAGCACTCCCGTCTGTTTATCGACAAGGTTGGTACTTTGCAGGAACTGAAGCTGCCGAAGAAAATGGCGGCTATATTGAAGGTGCACTAGAAGCCGCTGAGGCCGTTAATTCTCGAATTCTAAGTTCGATTTCTTAAGCTAAAACGGTTGTAGTGCAGGCAATTAATCTTCACCACATCTTCCATATAATAACTTACTGTTTATACCAGAATGACGATTAACGATATTAAAGTTAAAGCGTAACAAATTCGCGGCTAGTGCTCGTTACACGAAAAGGCGATCGATTTATCTCTATCTATCGCCCTGCCGCACCCGCTTACATAAATAAACATCTACTCATCAATAAACTGTGTTAGTAATTGATTACGCAGTTGATCATGGTAATAAAATACCCGCGTCATATCTTTCGGGTACCAAGATATATTTTCAAGTAAGATCATACTCGTATCCGATTCTGGATAATAACTCAGTGTCGAAATATAACCGAGTACATAACCGCTATGGCTCCACTCTTGTACAGCCCTACTGTCTGATAGCTGTAAACCAAAACCATAACCTAACTCACCCCATCGGTGCTTTCTTGTCGCCGCTTTCAATACCATTTGCACATGAGATTTAGTCGACACTAAATCACTGTTATGCAAACACTGAGTCCATGAAACCAAATCCTCTGCCGTTGAAATAATACCGGCACTCGGCGTGAACCTAAGGGGTAAATCTTTAATTATCGTCACTAACTCCCCAACAGACTTTTCATGATAACGAACTGCATGATTAGTATTACCCGATGCAAACGTATTGTCCATATTACAACGTTCGAACATGTCGCTTGCTAGCGCTTCATAATCTTGACCAGAGGTTTTAGCAACTAATTCACCTAACAAGTTATAGCCTGTATTAGAATAAGCAAACGCTTCACCCGGTGCTGTCTTAAGTGGCTTATCGATAGCCACAATACCCGATAAATGATTCAGTAATTGCCTCACGGTAATCACCGCGCCCCACTTTTCTGCTAAATAGCGAAGATATTGAGTAATGGGAGCATCCAAATCAATTCGACCTTTGTCAACTTCTCGCATGACTAATGCTGCGGTCATTTGCTTGCTTAATGACGCCACGACAAATGGTGTTTGTAATGTAAATGCGGGGGAAATCAGATCAGCGGTAACTGGCTGGAATGTTGACGTATAGCTAAAAGTAATATCGCGACCTTTTGCGATAACAGCAACGCCACTAAATGCTCTTGGCATATCCGCATGAGTAAATATTGATTTAAACTCAACCACATCATTTTGTGCAGCAACACTGACCATTGGCAACGTCATCACTAAGCTATACGCCAAACGACAGGCAAGTACATTCGTTTTCATCATTTTATAAATCCATTTATAACGTTGTTAGGAATAATCTAAAGGCTGTATTTATTGACGAGACATATAAACAAATTGGCTATCACTGTTATCGATGACAAAGCCAAAACGTGCATATAACTCCCCGACTCGATTCCCCTGTAGGTGGCTCAGTTTACAAGGTAATTGTTTTTCTTTGGCAAGTGTTATGAGTTGTTTCAACACCTGACTACCAAGGCCTTTACCTTGATGCTCAGGTAATAAGAAAAAACGACAGAAATGAATGTGGTCTGCGTTTATTTCAACCTTATAGCTGCCAACGGCGATACTATCAATACAAATCAACATGGGTTTACCGTCAATCCACTCTTGCGCATGCATTTGTTGCTGGACGGCTTCATCCCAACCAAAAATAGCTTTAATAGGGCCGTATTCAGCGGACTTTTTTAAGGTAAACGCGAAATCATAATCTTGATCAGTCGCAAGTCGGTATTCAATATTCATGAGGTCTACATTCTGGCGTATTTAAAAACATGTTACATAACTAAAACGATTAACTACATAAATTATTACGGCCTTTCGCTTTACTGCGATACAGTGCATTGTCCGCTAAACGCAGTAATTGTGAGTAATCAACATCATGTAATGCTTGTAACGTCGCTACGCCCATGCTGCAAGTTACATATGACGAACAACTTGAGTAAGCATGTAAAATAGCCAGTTCTTCAATCTCCTTCACTAAGGTGGTCATAAACCTTGCGGCGTCTTGTTCTTCACAATCAACCATAATAATCACAAACTCTTCACCACCATATCTCGCGACAGTGTCGGAGGCGCGCTTTACTTTCATCTTCAAGTAATCCGCGACTTTTTTAATCACTTCATCACCCGCTTGGTGGCCATAGTTATCGTTATACAGTTTGAAAAAATCAATATCGAGCATCGCTAATGATAATGTGCCGCCATTGCGTAATGCACGTTTCCATTCTTTTTCTAATTGCTCATCAAAATAGCGTCTATTGGCAAGAGTCGTTAATCCATCTGTACGCGCTTGATATTCTAATTTAGATTCAAACGAACGCTCTACAATTCTCACCGCAAAGGTACCGATTGCGATAATAATTAATAATGCAGGAATGATAACCGCGCCAATCGCCATCATGACTTTTTCTGTTTTTTGGTCCAATACCCTCACATCAATATGCAGCCACAATGTCGCGCCAATATCCGGTAAAGGATATTGATAAATGGCTTCCATATAACCATCACCTGCATACTTAACAACACTGCGAGAAGGTAAGTTATCGGCACTAAAATAACTATTAAGTTCGGGCATACTCAGCGAAATACTCACGTAGGAATTTAATCGCGCTGCTAATTCTTCTTTACGCTCATAACTAATATCAATTTCATTGCCGACATAAGTAACCTCAGGGTGAGCAATCACTTCTCCATTTTCATCCACCAAGCAAACATAGTTACTCGGATCATAACTGCTTCCTTGAAAAATGGTTTGGAACTGTTTCACAACATCTTTAGGTGCGATGCCTTGACGAATACTCGATTCAGCAAACGCTTCAAATTTTAATGCTTGCTGTTCATTTTGCTCCATAGCAACATCAAACAGCGCGTTCCATACCAAGTCATATGTCACTGGTGTCGCAATTGCAACGACGCCTGATATCACTAATGTAAGCGCGACAAATGTAGCTACGATCGCTTGTTTGGCATTATTTATCGAACACCTGAACTGTTTATTCCACATAACCAACCTAATCACGACAACCTTGAAACAAAAACATTGTCGGATATTAGCAAATACAAGCCACTATCACCATGATTCAAACCAACAAGTTAGAGATAGCATTCAATATGTTAGCGTTAACCATCACAATTAAATAACACTATAAAATTTAATATTTTATATAATAGTTCGATATGAAACGTAGAATATTTAAACAAACCTCTGCGAAGCCCTATTTCCGTCACTACAATTATTACAGAGCCATCATTTAAACGGTGAAAACAGAAATGCTGATATCTATTTGTATGTGTACGTACCAAAGAGATCATGTTGTCGACACCCTTAAAAGCATCGCGAAATTAAGATTGCCAGAACATGTGAAATTAGAAGTGATCGTAGTTGATAATGACGAACAAGGTTATGCTAAAGAACTCGTTACAGACCAAGCTGAATTAATGGATATACCCGTTTTCTATCGTCAAGAAAGCGCTAAAAATATCGCCCTCGCACGTAATTGCTCGATAAATAATACGAATGGCGAGTGGGTCGCCTTTATCGATGATGACGAAGTCGCTGACCCCCACTGGCTCGCGCAACTATTATCAACAGCGCAAACCTATCAAGCCGATGCGGTGTTTGGTCGTGTGAAATCAACCTATCCGAATAACACGCCAGAGTGGATCATTGAATCAGGTGTATTTGAGCGACCGCCAGTCAGTAATGGACAAGAAGTCACAAGTGGCGCAACAAACTCAACATTAGTCAGCCAAGCAGCGATTAAAAAATATCAACTCAAGTTTGATTCTAACTATGGTTTAACCGGGGGGGAAGACGCCGACTTCTTCTACCGTCTCTATCAACATGGCGGTAAACTGGTCTGTTCTAATGAGGCATTTGTTTCTGAAGAGGTTGCAAGTAACCGTTTAAACATACATTATTTATTGAAAAGAGCGATTCGGATCGGTGAAACCTATACCCGCTATCGCATACAAAAAACAGCACTGGCCAATAAGTTAGCGTACTTTACTGACGTATTATTAAAACTGATCACATTGCTCTTTATTGTGTTAATTAAGTTACCTTTTGGGCAGTCTAAATACGCAAAACCCTTACTACAACTTGTCGATAAATACGGTAAAATAAAAGCATTATTTACAACAAAAACCGTCAAGCTTTACAGTTAAGCAATACCGTAAAATAATACCTTAAAACAATAGCTTAAAATAATACAGCAAAGCAATGCTAAACGAGTCATGTCACACGACCCGCCTGTATTGTTAACGACTTCATTGGCTATACCTTAGGTTAATATAACTAGCCTAAGTTAGCCTGTTTAACATCACTAAACTCTGCTAATCGATTCTCTAATACCATCTCACTAAAACGCTCACGTAATTCGCAGCCATCTTTATGACCCTGAATGTTCACATGTTGAAACAAGATTGGCTCACCTTGTTTAATATCAACTAACAAGGTTGCGCCTGTTGCTAACCCTAGTGGTAATGCCTTGTCGTTCACAGAAATGTCAGCAGCCGTCATTTCACCGAAATAATCATAACCACCAATGCAGTCCAGTTTGTCCCCTTTTTTCAGATCACGTTTCGCTCGCGTAATCACATCTGAAACAGGCGCCCCTATCGGGCGGACAACAGATTGGTGCTCTACGACATTCACGTATAAACCATATAAGGCTTCAATACCAGGCATGTGATAAGGTAAATACAATAAGTAATTAGGACCGCTGCCCATTTTATAATAAGACAATGAGTTTAATATCTCAGGTTTGTCCGTGGTGATGACAGCAAATACGCCACCGCTAGGCTCAACCCCGCATACAACTTCAATAATACCGGTTCTATTTAAAATACCGCCATCTTCTTTTAACTGTAGCAAGTCGACAATATCTTCTAATGTGCCTTTGGGTAAATGCATACCCGCTACATCCGCAACCAACCCTGTCGCATTGGAAACGATTGTCATTTCCATGGACATCTTAGACCCATCGGCAAATGACGCGATCATAGCGGGCTTTTGTCCTGACTTTTCAGCCCAAGGCAGTACAGTGTCTGGATTAGCAAACGAATCATGAAAGCCTTTAAACTTACCAACGGCTACAATGCCAAAACCAAGTACATCCGCATAATTATATAAATGCTTAATTAAACCCGGCTCATCCCCCCACATATTACTGTAGATCAGCTCTTTTTCACGGAATAATTCAGCAAGCACTGGTCCCACTAACGCATCCGTTTCTGCACTCACAACAAAGTGCTTATCTGCAGCTAAAGTGGCAAGAGCAAGTTCACAGCCGAACTCAGTGTCTCCCGTCAGCTCAATCACAATATCAGCATCACTTTCACAAAGTTCTTCAACATTGTCAGCAATAATAGATAAAGGCAAATTGGCATCCTTTAACAAGGCTATAATGGGTGCACGGCTTTTTGAATAGATCGAGACGACATCAACAAAGTCGAGTAATGTGATTTGCTGTACCAAGCCTTTACTAATATAGCCAGCACCAGCGATGGCAACTTTGATACTCCCATGCTCTATTTTATATGCATCTAATAAATTACGATTAATCATTGATTTACCTCAGCTGTGAAAACTGTTGTTCATTGATTTTTTAACGACGTACTGAAGCCCTACACGCCAATCAGACGGGCTAAATATCGATGATATTTTATGGCAATTTAATATGCCATTTTTAGGCCTTTTCGCGATTGAAGCATACTCTTCACTGCTCACGCCTTTGACATTTAAACGCTTACCTTTAGACTCGTATTTATCTGATTCTTCAAAAATAGCGCAAGCAAAATCAAACCAACTTACCTCTACATCACCACAGAAATTATACTCACCAAAATGATATCGTTCTGTTTCCTGTACATGGTCCTTAGCAATATCAAGTGCTAAATTAGCTAAGTCTCCAGCATAAGTCGGGCAACCATGCTGGTCATTAACAACTCTAATTTCATCGCTATGACGGCTAATGGCTAACATAGCAGTGACAAAATTACGTCTGTATTCGCTAAAAACCCACGACGTTCGAATAATAATGTGTTCGGCTAAATAGGACTTTATATACTGCTCACCTTGAAGTTTTGTTTTACCATAAACATTCAAAGGCGCTGGCTTATCTGTTTCTAGGTAGCTCTCTTCATCATGTCCGCCAAAGACATATTCGGTAGAAAAATGAATTAATAACGCCCCTACCTTATGACACTCTTTTGCTAATAAATAAGGGCCGAAAGCATTAACCGCTTCAGCTGCTGTAATATCTTTTTCCGCTTTATCAACTTCTGTATAAGCGGCGGTGTTGATCACGACATCAGGATTAAATTCTGAAAATAAAGTCGATACTTGTGCTGAATTCGTTATATCCAGAGTATCAATATCAGTTAGTAGTACGTCCCACAACTGGTTATCAACACGTGCTTTTATCGATTGACCAACCTGCCCTTTTAATCCCGTAACAAGTAATCGATTCATATGATGCCACCTTGCAAGGTTTTAAAAATAATTTAAAACAAGTCCTTAAATTTAAATCCCATTTTATCTTTGTCTGAAAGCAAAGGACGATCACAGGGCCAGTTAATATTGAGTTCAGGATCATTCCAAATAAGGCAACCCTCATCCCTTGAATCATAGTAATTCGTACATTTATATTCAAAATCAGCGACATCAGACAAGACTACAAAACCATGTGCTAAACCCGGAGGTAACCAAAATTGCAGCTTATTTTCAGCATTTAATCGCACACCATGGCACTGCCCATAAGTTGGCGAATCCAAACGAATATCAACGGCAACATCGTAAACTTCACCTCTGACGACACGAACTAACTTCCCTTGCGGTTTTGTTTTCTGAAAATGTAATCCGCGTAAAACACCTTGTGTTGAGCGTGAATAATTATCTTGTAGAAACTCAAATTCATCGCCAATAACATCGCGATAGCGTGCTGCTTGAAACGTTTCCATAAAAAAGCCGCGCTCATCACCAAATACATCCGGCTCTATAACCAACGCACCATCAAT
Coding sequences within:
- a CDS encoding serine hydrolase → MMKTNVLACRLAYSLVMTLPMVSVAAQNDVVEFKSIFTHADMPRAFSGVAVIAKGRDITFSYTSTFQPVTADLISPAFTLQTPFVVASLSKQMTAALVMREVDKGRIDLDAPITQYLRYLAEKWGAVITVRQLLNHLSGIVAIDKPLKTAPGEAFAYSNTGYNLLGELVAKTSGQDYEALASDMFERCNMDNTFASGNTNHAVRYHEKSVGELVTIIKDLPLRFTPSAGIISTAEDLVSWTQCLHNSDLVSTKSHVQMVLKAATRKHRWGELGYGFGLQLSDSRAVQEWSHSGYVLGYISTLSYYPESDTSMILLENISWYPKDMTRVFYYHDQLRNQLLTQFIDE
- a CDS encoding GNAT family N-acetyltransferase, whose translation is MNIEYRLATDQDYDFAFTLKKSAEYGPIKAIFGWDEAVQQQMHAQEWIDGKPMLICIDSIAVGSYKVEINADHIHFCRFFLLPEHQGKGLGSQVLKQLITLAKEKQLPCKLSHLQGNRVGELYARFGFVIDNSDSQFVYMSRQ
- a CDS encoding cupin domain-containing protein, with product MNINNDLTKNASVFFNDSTWVPSPLKGVSRKMLERDGAEFAATPTTLVVYEANSYFTEHVHTGGEEFFVLDGVFADEHGDYPVGTYKRNPVGSKHAPEVKDGCMIIVKLGQYQDGDDQDVEINTASQEFIQDEERNAVQYQALHSYKQETVRLERWQHDSVITLDNTGGIEVLVIDGEISYQGKTYAQLDWLRLSIGEALNVTTSSDNCTVWIKTGHHTYRL
- the rfbD gene encoding dTDP-4-dehydrorhamnose reductase, coding for MNRLLVTGLKGQVGQSIKARVDNQLWDVLLTDIDTLDITNSAQVSTLFSEFNPDVVINTAAYTEVDKAEKDITAAEAVNAFGPYLLAKECHKVGALLIHFSTEYVFGGHDEESYLETDKPAPLNVYGKTKLQGEQYIKSYLAEHIIIRTSWVFSEYRRNFVTAMLAISRHSDEIRVVNDQHGCPTYAGDLANLALDIAKDHVQETERYHFGEYNFCGDVEVSWFDFACAIFEESDKYESKGKRLNVKGVSSEEYASIAKRPKNGILNCHKISSIFSPSDWRVGLQYVVKKSMNNSFHS
- a CDS encoding SAF domain-containing protein yields the protein MINRNLLDAYKIEHGSIKVAIAGAGYISKGLVQQITLLDFVDVVSIYSKSRAPIIALLKDANLPLSIIADNVEELCESDADIVIELTGDTEFGCELALATLAADKHFVVSAETDALVGPVLAELFREKELIYSNMWGDEPGLIKHLYNYADVLGFGIVAVGKFKGFHDSFANPDTVLPWAEKSGQKPAMIASFADGSKMSMEMTIVSNATGLVADVAGMHLPKGTLEDIVDLLQLKEDGGILNRTGIIEVVCGVEPSGGVFAVITTDKPEILNSLSYYKMGSGPNYLLYLPYHMPGIEALYGLYVNVVEHQSVVRPIGAPVSDVITRAKRDLKKGDKLDCIGGYDYFGEMTAADISVNDKALPLGLATGATLLVDIKQGEPILFQHVNIQGHKDGCELRERFSEMVLENRLAEFSDVKQANLG
- a CDS encoding FAD-dependent oxidoreductase; translation: MKTEFVIVGGGLSGLYTAYLLEQQGKDYILLEGRTRLGGRIYTEDKFDMGPSWFWPDMHPRITKLINELNLPVFPQHDKGAFLFDKYQNQAPLRYESGYAGSPQSMRVAGGLQQVTDGIADKLTNKNIICNAIVTQVTHHAANDKTQQDSHSIITVDVDGTQQIIQTRQVIFAMPLRLLANSIVFSPALPTKIQSKFNKTATWMAAHAKFFAIYDTPFWRKTGLSGSASSQIGPLAEIHDASTFDGKGALFGFVGVDAHTRQSAGEEHIKTLAVQQLVRIYGKQAANPIDVKLVDWSQETMTATNADKNAPSAHPHYGLRDMQSALPSVYRQGWYFAGTEAAEENGGYIEGALEAAEAVNSRILSSIS
- the rfbC gene encoding dTDP-4-dehydrorhamnose 3,5-epimerase; the encoded protein is MKISKTPIDGALVIEPDVFGDERGFFMETFQAARYRDVIGDEFEFLQDNYSRSTQGVLRGLHFQKTKPQGKLVRVVRGEVYDVAVDIRLDSPTYGQCHGVRLNAENKLQFWLPPGLAHGFVVLSDVADFEYKCTNYYDSRDEGCLIWNDPELNINWPCDRPLLSDKDKMGFKFKDLF
- a CDS encoding glycosyltransferase family 2 protein; this translates as MLISICMCTYQRDHVVDTLKSIAKLRLPEHVKLEVIVVDNDEQGYAKELVTDQAELMDIPVFYRQESAKNIALARNCSINNTNGEWVAFIDDDEVADPHWLAQLLSTAQTYQADAVFGRVKSTYPNNTPEWIIESGVFERPPVSNGQEVTSGATNSTLVSQAAIKKYQLKFDSNYGLTGGEDADFFYRLYQHGGKLVCSNEAFVSEEVASNRLNIHYLLKRAIRIGETYTRYRIQKTALANKLAYFTDVLLKLITLLFIVLIKLPFGQSKYAKPLLQLVDKYGKIKALFTTKTVKLYS
- a CDS encoding diguanylate cyclase encodes the protein MWNKQFRCSINNAKQAIVATFVALTLVISGVVAIATPVTYDLVWNALFDVAMEQNEQQALKFEAFAESSIRQGIAPKDVVKQFQTIFQGSSYDPSNYVCLVDENGEVIAHPEVTYVGNEIDISYERKEELAARLNSYVSISLSMPELNSYFSADNLPSRSVVKYAGDGYMEAIYQYPLPDIGATLWLHIDVRVLDQKTEKVMMAIGAVIIPALLIIIAIGTFAVRIVERSFESKLEYQARTDGLTTLANRRYFDEQLEKEWKRALRNGGTLSLAMLDIDFFKLYNDNYGHQAGDEVIKKVADYLKMKVKRASDTVARYGGEEFVIIMVDCEEQDAARFMTTLVKEIEELAILHAYSSCSSYVTCSMGVATLQALHDVDYSQLLRLADNALYRSKAKGRNNLCS